In Rhododendron vialii isolate Sample 1 chromosome 9a, ASM3025357v1, the following are encoded in one genomic region:
- the LOC131300160 gene encoding UDP-glycosyltransferase 76B1-like isoform X1: MEEQKQTQKPQANNGRLVLFPTPAQGHINPMLQLANILHSRGFSITLIHTHFNSPAQSNDRHFTFLPISDRLSLTEASMENLLSFPALLSSNCAAPFRDCLAGLLADGPIACLITDAIWHFSQSVADGFGIPRIVLRTGSVSSFLVYAALPMLREKGYFPKQDSQLESPVPEVAPLQVKDLPSITKNDSENLYKLLSNMVQQTKASSGLIWNTFLELEESALIQSREKFPVPNFPIGPFHKSSLASSSSLLTEDRSSISWLNTQKPKSVLYVSFGSIVDMGGNEFLEMAWGLANSMQPFLWVVRPGMIRGSEWLEALPGGLMEKVGNNGCIVKWAPQQEVLAHFAVGGFWTHNGWNSTLESICEGVPMICSPCFGDQLVNAKYVSDVWGIGLRFDKGVERGEVERGIRRVMLEKDGEEMREKILCLKEKVDGCLKEGGSSYQYLEQLITHILSFQ, from the exons ATGGAGGaacaaaaacaaacccaaaagcCTCAAGCCAACAACGGCCGTTTAGTACTGTTTCCAACCCCTGCACAAGGCCACATAAACCCCATGCTTCAGCTAGCAAACATCCTCCACTCCAGAGGCTTTTCCATCACACTCATCCACACCCACTTCAACTCTCCCGCCCAATCCAACGACCGTCACTTCACCTTCCTCCCCATCTCCGACAGGCTTTCGCTAACCGAGGCCTCGATGGAAAATCTCCTCTCTTTCCCCGCTCTGCTCAGCTCCAACTGTGCCGCCCCGTTTCGGGACTGTTTGGCTGGATTACTAGCAGATGGGCCGATTGCTTGCTTGATAACTGATGCTATTTGGCACTTTTCGCAATCCGTTGCTGATGGGTTTGGGATCCCGAGGATTGTTTTGAGGACTGGTAGtgtttcttcttttctggtTTATGCTGCCTTGCCAATGCTGCGGGAAAAGGGTTATTTCCCCAAACAAG ATTCCCAACTAGAATCACCAGTGCCAGAGGTAGCACCACTCCAAGTCAAAGACCTTCCCTCAATCACAAAAAATGACTCCGAAAACTTATACAAGCTACTCAGCAACATGGTGCAACAAACCAAGGCCTCCTCAGGCCtaatttggaacacttttttGGAACTTGAAGAATCTGCACTAATCCAATCACGCGAAAAATTCCCGGTCCCAAATTTTCCAATCGGCCCGTTTCACAAGTCCTCTCTTGCCTCATCGAGTAGCCTACTAACCGAAGATAGGAGTTCCATATCCTGGCTAAATACCCAAAAACCGAAATCCGTGTTATACGTGAGTTTTGGAAGTATTGTTGATATGGGTGGAAACGAGTTCCTGGAAATGGCATGGGGTTTAGCCAACAGCATGCAGCCCTTTTTGTGGGTGGTTCGACCGGGAATGATCCGCGGTTCAGAGTGGCTTGAGGCGTTGCCAGGTGGGCTCATGGAGAAAGTTGGGAACAACGGATGTATCGTCAAGTGGGCCCCGCAACAAGAAGTGCTAGCTCATTTTGCTGTAGGAGGGTTTTGGACTCACAACGGGTGGAACTCAACGTTGGAGAGTATATGCGAAGGAGTGCCGATGATATGTTCGCCTTGTTTCGGGGATCAACTGGTGAATGCAAAGTATGTGAGTGATGTTTGGGGGATTGGGTTGAGGTTTGATAAAGGGGTGGAGAGAGGAGAAGTGGAGAGAGGAATTAGGAGAGTGATGTTGGAGAAAGATGgggaggagatgagagagaagattttgtGCTTGAAGGAGAAAGTGGATGGCTGTCTCAAGGAAGGGGGATCTTCATATCAGTACTTGGAACAATTAATTACTCACATCTTGTCTTTCCAGTAA
- the LOC131300160 gene encoding UDP-glycosyltransferase 76B1-like isoform X2, which yields MEEQKQTQKPQANNGRLVLFPTPAQGHINPMLQLANILHSRGFSITLIHTHFNSPAQSNDRHFTFLPISDRLSLTEASMENLLSFPALLSSNCAAPFRDCLAGLLADGPIACLITDAIWHFSQSVADGFGIPRIVLRTDSQLESPVPEVAPLQVKDLPSITKNDSENLYKLLSNMVQQTKASSGLIWNTFLELEESALIQSREKFPVPNFPIGPFHKSSLASSSSLLTEDRSSISWLNTQKPKSVLYVSFGSIVDMGGNEFLEMAWGLANSMQPFLWVVRPGMIRGSEWLEALPGGLMEKVGNNGCIVKWAPQQEVLAHFAVGGFWTHNGWNSTLESICEGVPMICSPCFGDQLVNAKYVSDVWGIGLRFDKGVERGEVERGIRRVMLEKDGEEMREKILCLKEKVDGCLKEGGSSYQYLEQLITHILSFQ from the exons ATGGAGGaacaaaaacaaacccaaaagcCTCAAGCCAACAACGGCCGTTTAGTACTGTTTCCAACCCCTGCACAAGGCCACATAAACCCCATGCTTCAGCTAGCAAACATCCTCCACTCCAGAGGCTTTTCCATCACACTCATCCACACCCACTTCAACTCTCCCGCCCAATCCAACGACCGTCACTTCACCTTCCTCCCCATCTCCGACAGGCTTTCGCTAACCGAGGCCTCGATGGAAAATCTCCTCTCTTTCCCCGCTCTGCTCAGCTCCAACTGTGCCGCCCCGTTTCGGGACTGTTTGGCTGGATTACTAGCAGATGGGCCGATTGCTTGCTTGATAACTGATGCTATTTGGCACTTTTCGCAATCCGTTGCTGATGGGTTTGGGATCCCGAGGATTGTTTTGAGGACTG ATTCCCAACTAGAATCACCAGTGCCAGAGGTAGCACCACTCCAAGTCAAAGACCTTCCCTCAATCACAAAAAATGACTCCGAAAACTTATACAAGCTACTCAGCAACATGGTGCAACAAACCAAGGCCTCCTCAGGCCtaatttggaacacttttttGGAACTTGAAGAATCTGCACTAATCCAATCACGCGAAAAATTCCCGGTCCCAAATTTTCCAATCGGCCCGTTTCACAAGTCCTCTCTTGCCTCATCGAGTAGCCTACTAACCGAAGATAGGAGTTCCATATCCTGGCTAAATACCCAAAAACCGAAATCCGTGTTATACGTGAGTTTTGGAAGTATTGTTGATATGGGTGGAAACGAGTTCCTGGAAATGGCATGGGGTTTAGCCAACAGCATGCAGCCCTTTTTGTGGGTGGTTCGACCGGGAATGATCCGCGGTTCAGAGTGGCTTGAGGCGTTGCCAGGTGGGCTCATGGAGAAAGTTGGGAACAACGGATGTATCGTCAAGTGGGCCCCGCAACAAGAAGTGCTAGCTCATTTTGCTGTAGGAGGGTTTTGGACTCACAACGGGTGGAACTCAACGTTGGAGAGTATATGCGAAGGAGTGCCGATGATATGTTCGCCTTGTTTCGGGGATCAACTGGTGAATGCAAAGTATGTGAGTGATGTTTGGGGGATTGGGTTGAGGTTTGATAAAGGGGTGGAGAGAGGAGAAGTGGAGAGAGGAATTAGGAGAGTGATGTTGGAGAAAGATGgggaggagatgagagagaagattttgtGCTTGAAGGAGAAAGTGGATGGCTGTCTCAAGGAAGGGGGATCTTCATATCAGTACTTGGAACAATTAATTACTCACATCTTGTCTTTCCAGTAA